The proteins below are encoded in one region of Brachyspira intermedia PWS/A:
- a CDS encoding glycoside hydrolase family 3 C-terminal domain-containing protein, with the protein MNDNKYSQKIKELMKEMTLEEKVSLLSGKDFWSTKAIDRLKIDSVYLTDGPHGVRKQSTESDELSLQKSISSTCFPTACCSACSFDPNIMYEMGEAISREAKANKVSVVLGPGVNIKRSPLCGRNFEYFSEDPYLAGKMASGWINGLEDNGIQSSLKHFAANNQETLRLIIDSVVDERALREIYLYAFEIAVKEAKPSTVMCAYNSVNGTFASENKYLLTDILRDEWGFDGIVVSDWGAVNDRVEALKAGLDLQMPSTNGEDDKKVYNAVKETIIDEKILDKAVERLLYFSLYSMDNIYDNFDYDKEEHHNIARKIAENSIVLLKNEDKILPAKKESKIAVIGEFAQKPRYQGNGSSLINAYKIDTAEEYFKENNIEFNYAKGYDSNSPDIDNALIEEAVNISKDKDIVIIFAGLINSYESEGFDRKHLNLPENHNHLIEEISKVNKNVVVVLSIGAPVLMPWIDKVKGVLNLYLAGEAAVSAAFNIIFGIVNPSGKLAESFPLSLEDNPSYKYFPGGNKAVEYRESIFVGYRYYDKAQKNVLFPFGFGLSYTTFEFSNLIVSDANTIAGLDNIHVVFDIKNTGDVFGCEVAQVYISAPENNVFKPQKELKSFIKVFLEPGETKTVILKLNKRSFSFYNADTKQYEIESGIYTIYIGNSSRNLLLSKTMEINSINYYQKRIDNYFNFKDINISDNEFQQLLGRKLKPINIKASKPYHLNNNLADLLDNNIAKEFYNKLLSGLNDMFKDDKTDTKKMFESMMLETPLRSLHTMSGGIISREDVENLINTLNK; encoded by the coding sequence ATGAATGATAATAAATACTCGCAAAAAATAAAAGAATTAATGAAAGAAATGACTTTGGAAGAAAAAGTCTCTCTTTTAAGCGGTAAAGATTTTTGGTCAACAAAAGCAATAGACAGATTGAAAATAGACTCTGTATACTTAACAGATGGACCTCATGGAGTGAGAAAACAAAGCACTGAATCCGATGAATTAAGTTTGCAAAAGTCCATTTCATCAACCTGCTTTCCTACCGCATGCTGTTCTGCCTGCTCATTCGATCCTAATATAATGTATGAAATGGGTGAAGCTATATCAAGAGAAGCAAAGGCAAATAAAGTTTCTGTAGTATTAGGACCAGGAGTAAATATTAAACGCTCTCCTTTATGCGGAAGAAATTTTGAATATTTTTCAGAAGATCCTTATCTTGCAGGAAAAATGGCTAGTGGCTGGATAAATGGTTTGGAGGATAATGGAATACAGTCAAGCCTCAAACATTTTGCCGCTAATAATCAGGAAACTTTAAGGCTCATAATAGACAGTGTAGTTGATGAAAGAGCTTTGAGAGAAATATATTTATATGCATTTGAAATAGCCGTGAAAGAGGCTAAACCTTCTACTGTTATGTGTGCCTATAATAGTGTTAATGGAACATTTGCATCAGAAAATAAATACTTGCTTACAGATATACTTAGAGATGAATGGGGATTTGATGGAATTGTTGTTTCAGATTGGGGTGCTGTAAATGACAGAGTAGAAGCTTTAAAGGCTGGACTTGATTTACAAATGCCTTCAACTAATGGAGAAGATGATAAAAAAGTTTATAATGCCGTTAAAGAAACTATTATAGATGAAAAAATATTAGATAAAGCCGTAGAAAGACTATTATATTTCTCTTTATATTCTATGGATAATATTTATGATAATTTCGATTATGATAAAGAAGAACATCATAATATAGCTAGAAAAATCGCTGAAAACTCTATAGTATTATTAAAAAATGAAGATAAAATACTTCCTGCAAAAAAAGAAAGTAAAATTGCTGTGATAGGAGAATTCGCTCAAAAACCTAGATATCAAGGTAATGGAAGCTCTCTTATAAATGCTTACAAAATAGATACTGCAGAAGAATATTTCAAAGAAAACAATATAGAATTCAATTATGCTAAAGGATACGATTCAAATTCTCCAGATATAGATAATGCCTTAATAGAAGAAGCTGTAAATATATCAAAAGACAAAGATATTGTAATAATATTTGCAGGGCTTATAAACTCTTATGAATCTGAAGGATTTGACAGGAAACATCTAAACTTACCTGAAAATCATAATCATTTAATAGAAGAAATTTCAAAAGTAAATAAAAATGTAGTTGTTGTGCTTTCTATAGGTGCACCTGTTTTAATGCCTTGGATTGATAAAGTAAAAGGAGTGCTTAATTTATATTTGGCAGGAGAAGCAGCTGTCAGTGCCGCATTTAATATAATATTTGGTATAGTTAATCCTAGCGGAAAATTGGCTGAAAGTTTCCCATTAAGTTTAGAAGATAATCCAAGCTATAAATATTTTCCTGGAGGCAATAAGGCTGTTGAATACAGAGAATCAATATTTGTAGGATATAGATATTATGATAAAGCACAAAAGAATGTTTTATTCCCATTCGGATTTGGTTTATCATATACGACTTTTGAATTCTCTAATTTGATTGTTTCAGATGCCAACACTATTGCAGGACTTGATAATATACATGTGGTATTCGATATAAAAAATACTGGAGATGTATTCGGATGCGAAGTTGCTCAAGTTTATATATCTGCTCCTGAAAACAATGTGTTTAAACCACAAAAAGAATTAAAGTCTTTTATAAAAGTATTTCTAGAACCTGGTGAAACTAAAACTGTTATATTAAAATTAAATAAAAGAAGTTTCTCTTTCTATAATGCTGATACTAAACAATATGAAATAGAAAGTGGAATCTATACAATATATATAGGAAATTCATCAAGAAATTTATTATTGAGTAAAACTATGGAAATAAACTCCATAAATTATTATCAAAAAAGAATTGATAATTATTTCAACTTTAAAGATATAAATATTTCAGATAATGAATTCCAACAGCTTTTGGGAAGAAAATTAAAACCTATAAATATAAAAGCATCTAAACCTTATCATCTTAATAATAATTTAGCAGATTTGCTTGATAATAATATAGCAAAAGAATTTTATAATAAACTTTTATCAGGACTCAATGATATGTTCAAAGATGATAAAACAGACACTAAAAAAATGTTTGAAAGCATGATGCTTGAAACTCCTCTTCGTTCGCTTCATACTATGAGCGGAGGTATTATCTCAAGAGAAGATGTTGAAAATTTAATAAACACTTTGAATAAATAA
- a CDS encoding PepSY-like domain-containing protein has translation MKKLSIFLVSLFILSASSLFADMVVPPSALPKQATAFINRVFPGVQIWKVERDGAKFDVNLSNGVSIDFLGNGDWENIDSEYAPIPDAAFPPAVLQAVKKAYPQAAIIDAEKEWGNYKLKLNNMMEVMVSGNGQIMGQQFDD, from the coding sequence ATGAAAAAATTATCTATCTTTTTAGTATCATTATTTATTTTATCAGCTTCTAGTCTTTTTGCTGATATGGTAGTTCCGCCTTCAGCATTGCCTAAGCAAGCTACTGCTTTTATAAATAGAGTATTTCCTGGCGTTCAAATTTGGAAAGTTGAAAGAGATGGAGCAAAATTTGATGTAAATTTATCTAATGGAGTATCTATAGATTTTTTAGGTAATGGAGATTGGGAAAATATAGATAGTGAATATGCTCCTATACCTGATGCTGCTTTCCCTCCTGCTGTTTTACAAGCTGTAAAAAAAGCATATCCTCAAGCTGCTATTATTGATGCAGAAAAAGAATGGGGCAATTATAAATTAAAATTAAATAATATGATGGAAGTTATGGTTTCTGGAAACGGACAAATAATGGGACAGCAATTTGATGATTAA
- a CDS encoding glucose-1-phosphate adenylyltransferase, protein MRAFNTVALILGGGRGTRLYPLVKARSKPAVSLGGQYRMIDIPVSNCINSGFRNIYVITQFNSASLNNHIYNAYRFDNFSGGHVSILAAEQTDTNIDWYQGTADAVRKNLAHFDNEFVNNVVILSGDQVYRMNYNVMLQHMLETGADIVVGTVPVVREDAKGFGVMLVNKRGQITNFMEKPKEAEELDSLKLSEDQKKMFNIEDPEKEYLASMGIYVFRRNVLKEILSDVSMMDFGKDIIPEAIKKYKVFSYAFQGYWEDVGTIKAYFEANISFGSKNPPFDFYDENAPIYTHVRYLSPSKVEKATVTSSIIADGCRIENATIKECVIGVRSVVQSGSTLERVVMMGSDYYEDSDDIERLNVKHIPKIGIGKKCTLKNVIIDKNVRIGNDVVITNKKKIQHQDSEFYCIRDGIVIIPKNTIVKSGTII, encoded by the coding sequence ATGAGAGCATTTAATACTGTTGCTTTGATACTTGGAGGAGGTAGAGGAACAAGACTTTATCCTTTAGTAAAAGCACGTTCTAAGCCTGCAGTATCTTTAGGCGGTCAATACAGAATGATAGACATACCTGTATCTAATTGTATAAACAGCGGATTTAGAAATATATATGTTATAACACAATTTAATAGTGCATCTTTGAATAATCATATATACAATGCCTACAGATTTGATAACTTTTCAGGCGGTCATGTAAGTATACTTGCTGCTGAACAGACAGATACTAATATAGATTGGTATCAGGGAACAGCTGATGCGGTTAGAAAAAATCTTGCCCATTTTGATAATGAATTTGTTAATAATGTAGTGATACTTTCAGGTGACCAAGTATACCGTATGAATTATAATGTTATGCTTCAGCATATGCTTGAAACAGGTGCTGATATAGTTGTAGGTACTGTACCTGTTGTAAGAGAAGATGCAAAAGGTTTTGGTGTTATGTTAGTAAATAAAAGAGGTCAGATTACTAACTTTATGGAAAAACCTAAAGAAGCTGAAGAACTTGATTCATTAAAATTAAGTGAAGATCAGAAGAAAATGTTTAATATAGAAGATCCTGAGAAAGAGTATTTGGCTTCTATGGGTATTTATGTATTTAGAAGAAATGTACTTAAAGAAATTTTATCAGATGTATCTATGATGGATTTCGGTAAAGATATTATTCCAGAAGCTATCAAGAAATATAAGGTATTTAGTTATGCATTCCAAGGATACTGGGAAGATGTAGGAACTATTAAGGCTTATTTTGAAGCTAATATATCTTTCGGAAGCAAAAATCCTCCTTTCGATTTCTATGATGAAAATGCTCCTATATATACTCATGTTCGTTACTTATCTCCTTCTAAAGTTGAAAAGGCTACAGTAACATCTAGTATTATAGCTGATGGATGCAGAATAGAGAATGCTACTATTAAAGAATGTGTTATAGGTGTTCGTTCGGTAGTTCAAAGCGGTTCTACATTGGAAAGAGTAGTTATGATGGGTAGTGACTATTATGAGGATAGCGATGATATTGAAAGACTAAATGTTAAGCATATTCCTAAAATCGGTATTGGTAAAAAGTGTACTCTTAAAAATGTAATTATAGATAAGAATGTAAGAATAGGCAATGATGTTGTTATCACAAATAAAAAGAAAATACAGCATCAAGATAGTGAATTCTATTGTATTAGAGATGGTATTGTAATAATTCCTAAAAATACAATAGTTAAAAGCGGTACAATTATCTAA
- a CDS encoding Cof-type HAD-IIB family hydrolase, translating to MIKAVFFDIDGTLVSFNTHKVSDSSKEAIRLLKEKGIKVFIATGRIKNHINNVDGIEFDGYITANGFDCYIGDKSIYRHGIAKEEVYSLMDYLKNKEQFPCSVMMNSGIYINYVTDKVKRVSESINLPIPAVDNYYDFLEENINDILQINLFVDAKKEKELMSKIFKNCESSRWHPDFTDVNTKGGGKHIGIDKIIEYYGIDLSETMAFGDGGNDITMIKHASIGVAMGNANEEVKEVADYITDDVDNDGVYNALKHFNVL from the coding sequence ATGATAAAAGCAGTATTTTTTGATATAGATGGTACTTTAGTTAGCTTTAATACACATAAAGTCTCAGATTCTTCTAAAGAGGCTATAAGACTATTAAAAGAAAAGGGTATAAAAGTTTTTATAGCTACAGGAAGAATAAAGAATCATATAAACAATGTAGACGGTATAGAATTTGACGGATATATAACAGCTAATGGTTTTGATTGTTATATAGGCGATAAGTCCATTTACAGACATGGCATAGCTAAAGAAGAAGTATATTCTTTGATGGATTATTTAAAAAATAAAGAACAATTTCCATGCTCTGTAATGATGAATAGCGGTATATATATTAATTATGTTACAGATAAAGTGAAAAGAGTTTCTGAGTCCATAAACCTTCCTATACCGGCCGTTGATAATTATTATGATTTTTTAGAAGAAAATATAAATGATATTTTGCAAATAAATTTATTTGTAGATGCTAAAAAAGAAAAAGAATTAATGAGTAAAATATTCAAAAATTGCGAATCAAGCAGATGGCATCCAGACTTTACAGATGTTAATACAAAAGGCGGCGGTAAGCATATAGGTATAGATAAGATTATAGAATATTATGGCATAGATTTATCAGAAACAATGGCTTTCGGAGATGGCGGAAATGACATTACTATGATAAAGCATGCTTCTATAGGTGTTGCTATGGGTAATGCTAATGAAGAAGTAAAAGAGGTAGCAGATTATATTACAGATGATGTAGATAATGACGGCGTTTATAATGCTTTAAAACATTTTAATGTATTATAA
- a CDS encoding Cof-type HAD-IIB family hydrolase, with product MIKAVFFDIDGTLVSFNTHKISDSSKEAIRILKEKGIKVFIATGRIKMHINNVDNIEFDGYITANGFDCYIGDKSIYRHSIAKEEIYSLIDYLKNKEQFPCSVMMAKGVFINYITDEVAKYLESINLKINVAENYYDFLLENIDDILQINLFVNEEKERELMSKIFKNCESSRWHPALTDVNTKGGGKHIGIDKIIEYYGIDLSETMVFGDGGNDASMIKHAAIGVAMGNANESVKKIADYITDDVDNDGIYNALKHFNILD from the coding sequence ATGATTAAGGCGGTATTTTTTGATATAGACGGTACTTTGGTTAGTTTTAATACTCATAAGATTTCAGATTCTTCTAAAGAAGCTATTAGAATTTTAAAAGAAAAAGGAATAAAAGTATTTATAGCAACTGGAAGAATCAAAATGCATATAAATAATGTAGATAATATAGAGTTTGACGGATATATAACAGCGAATGGTTTTGATTGTTATATAGGCGATAAGTCCATTTACAGACATTCTATAGCTAAAGAAGAAATATATTCACTTATAGATTATTTAAAAAATAAAGAACAATTTCCATGCTCTGTGATGATGGCTAAGGGAGTATTCATTAATTATATTACTGATGAAGTTGCTAAATATTTAGAATCTATTAATCTTAAAATAAATGTAGCAGAAAATTATTATGATTTTTTATTAGAAAATATAGATGATATTTTGCAAATCAATTTATTTGTTAATGAAGAAAAAGAAAGAGAATTGATGAGTAAAATATTCAAAAATTGCGAATCAAGCAGATGGCATCCGGCTTTAACAGATGTTAATACAAAAGGCGGAGGCAAGCACATAGGAATAGATAAGATAATTGAGTATTACGGAATAGACTTATCAGAAACAATGGTATTCGGAGATGGCGGAAATGATGCTTCTATGATCAAGCATGCTGCTATAGGTGTTGCTATGGGAAATGCTAATGAAAGCGTAAAAAAGATAGCAGATTATATCACAGATGATGTGGATAATGACGGAATATATAATGCTTTAAAACATTTTAATATATTAGATTAA
- a CDS encoding Cof-type HAD-IIB family hydrolase, producing MIKAVFFDIDGTLVSFNTHKISDSSKEAIKILKDKGIKVFIASGRALFQIDNLDGLYFDGYITINGGSCLVKDNGNYKEIYRVSLDKDDLFALVDYLNKDKFPCTVITSDNLFINYTDDIIAHLYSMANVKVPESRDFNDYVPNNYDKILQLNIFVDENKEKYLMDNVLKNSKSSRWHFSFADVNSKYSGKDIGIDKIIEYYGIDLSETMAFGDGGNDIGMIKHAAIGVAMGNANENVKKIADYITDDVDNDGVYKALKHFNILD from the coding sequence ATGATAAAAGCAGTATTTTTTGATATAGATGGTACTTTGGTGAGTTTTAATACGCATAAAATTTCAGATTCTTCCAAAGAGGCTATTAAAATTTTAAAAGATAAAGGAATAAAAGTTTTTATAGCAAGTGGAAGGGCTTTATTTCAAATAGATAATTTGGACGGTCTATATTTCGACGGCTATATAACGATAAATGGCGGAAGCTGTTTAGTAAAAGATAATGGAAATTATAAAGAAATATATAGAGTTTCTTTAGATAAAGATGATTTATTTGCTTTAGTTGATTATCTAAATAAAGATAAATTTCCTTGTACAGTAATAACAAGCGATAATTTATTTATTAATTATACAGATGATATAATAGCACATCTTTATAGTATGGCAAATGTGAAAGTTCCAGAGTCTAGAGACTTTAATGATTATGTACCAAATAATTATGATAAGATTCTCCAGCTTAATATTTTTGTAGATGAAAATAAAGAAAAATATTTAATGGATAATGTATTAAAAAATTCTAAGTCAAGCAGATGGCATTTTTCTTTTGCAGATGTAAATTCAAAATATAGCGGTAAAGATATAGGTATAGATAAGATAATCGAATATTATGGAATAGACTTGTCAGAAACAATGGCTTTCGGAGACGGAGGAAATGATATAGGTATGATTAAGCATGCTGCTATAGGTGTTGCTATGGGTAATGCTAATGAAAATGTGAAAAAAATAGCAGATTATATTACAGATGATGTTGATAATGACGGAGTATATAAGGCTTTGAAACATTTTAATATATTGGATTGA
- a CDS encoding DJ-1/PfpI family protein, which translates to MGKTNKILYVMSGQNFQDEEYFESKKIFDNAGYKTEVSSTFIGTAQGKLGGMTNIDLLFSEVDAIEFDAVIFIGGIGCITLWDDWRTQGLAKLFLDNQKIVAGIGSGIVIMANAKILDGINVTCLPADESHVRHGNANVLKDNVVVSGNIITANGPASSKEFANAIVGALSNIS; encoded by the coding sequence ATGGGAAAAACTAATAAAATATTGTATGTTATGTCCGGGCAGAATTTTCAGGATGAAGAGTATTTTGAGAGTAAAAAGATTTTTGATAATGCCGGTTATAAAACAGAAGTATCATCTACATTTATAGGTACAGCTCAGGGAAAATTGGGTGGTATGACCAATATTGATTTACTATTCAGTGAAGTTGATGCTATAGAATTTGATGCTGTAATATTTATAGGCGGTATAGGATGTATAACTTTATGGGATGATTGGCGTACTCAGGGACTTGCTAAATTATTTTTAGATAATCAAAAAATAGTTGCAGGTATAGGAAGCGGAATAGTAATTATGGCTAATGCTAAAATATTAGACGGTATTAATGTTACTTGTTTGCCTGCAGATGAATCGCATGTAAGACATGGTAATGCCAACGTTTTGAAGGACAATGTTGTTGTTTCAGGAAATATTATAACAGCTAATGGTCCTGCTTCCTCAAAAGAATTTGCCAATGCTATTGTAGGTGCATTGAGTAATATATCTTAA
- the glgA gene encoding glycogen synthase GlgA, with product MSKMKVMIASSEATPFIKTGGLADVVGALPIYLKKLDVEACVVLPKYRDINFQDCYLENVLPTMGVWMGNGEEWCSVFKTVKDGIDFYFIEHHSFFSREGLYHDASFNDYQDNAWRFGFFSRAALQLCKDLQLNVDVVHANDWQTAAIPAYIKTWHWNDQIGHAASMLTIHNANYQGIYNATTTYDYLGLGWNNFSPDTFEDHGNINFLKGGIFFSDVVTTVSPTYAREIASPYGGHGMAPYLQNKTTSFFGILNGIDEEVWSPEKDKFIPANYSADKMEGKKVCKRELQKRFLLEEDDDVVLIGAIGRFVDQKGYHFISSIIDSLVNNMKVQFCILGTGDKGLESFFGDIPKRYPGRVGSYIGYSNELSHLIEAGCDLFVMPSLFEPCGLNQMYSLRYGTLPIVHATGGLEDTVENYNEQTGEGTGFKFYDSTPSALYNTIGWAVSVYYDHRDRFTAMQKRAMKIDNSWEKSAKEYVKAYELAILNKNNYDRNCGL from the coding sequence ATGTCAAAAATGAAAGTTATGATAGCATCATCTGAAGCAACCCCATTTATAAAAACAGGTGGACTTGCCGATGTTGTTGGTGCTTTGCCTATTTATTTAAAGAAGCTTGATGTAGAAGCTTGTGTAGTACTTCCTAAATATAGAGATATTAATTTTCAGGATTGTTATTTAGAGAATGTTCTTCCTACTATGGGAGTATGGATGGGTAATGGAGAAGAGTGGTGCTCAGTATTTAAGACAGTAAAAGATGGAATTGATTTTTATTTTATAGAACATCATAGTTTCTTCAGTAGAGAAGGACTTTATCATGATGCTTCATTCAATGATTATCAAGATAATGCTTGGAGATTCGGATTCTTTTCAAGAGCTGCTTTGCAGTTATGTAAGGATTTACAATTAAATGTAGATGTTGTTCATGCTAATGATTGGCAGACAGCAGCTATTCCTGCATATATTAAAACTTGGCATTGGAATGATCAAATAGGTCATGCTGCTAGTATGCTTACTATACATAATGCAAATTATCAAGGTATATATAATGCTACTACCACTTATGATTATTTAGGATTAGGATGGAATAACTTTAGTCCAGATACCTTTGAAGATCATGGCAATATAAATTTCCTTAAAGGTGGAATATTCTTTTCTGATGTAGTTACTACTGTAAGCCCTACTTATGCTAGAGAAATTGCTTCACCTTATGGCGGACATGGTATGGCACCTTATTTGCAGAATAAAACAACAAGTTTCTTCGGAATACTTAATGGTATTGATGAAGAAGTTTGGTCTCCTGAAAAAGATAAATTTATACCTGCAAATTATTCAGCAGATAAGATGGAAGGTAAAAAAGTATGTAAAAGAGAACTTCAAAAAAGATTCTTACTTGAAGAAGATGATGATGTTGTTTTGATAGGAGCAATAGGAAGATTTGTTGATCAGAAAGGATATCATTTTATATCTTCTATAATAGATTCTTTAGTTAATAATATGAAAGTTCAGTTCTGTATACTTGGTACAGGTGATAAAGGTCTTGAAAGTTTCTTTGGTGATATACCTAAAAGATATCCTGGTAGAGTAGGTTCTTATATAGGATATAGCAATGAATTATCACATTTAATAGAAGCAGGCTGTGATTTATTTGTAATGCCTTCATTATTCGAGCCTTGCGGACTTAATCAGATGTACTCTTTAAGATATGGTACTTTGCCTATAGTTCATGCTACAGGTGGACTTGAAGATACTGTTGAAAATTATAATGAACAGACAGGAGAAGGTACAGGATTTAAATTCTATGATTCTACTCCTTCAGCATTATATAATACTATAGGCTGGGCTGTAAGTGTTTATTATGATCATAGAGATAGATTTACTGCTATGCAGAAAAGGGCTATGAAAATAGATAATTCTTGGGAGAAAAGTGCTAAAGAATATGTTAAGGCTTATGAACTTGCTATTTTGAACAAAAATAATTATGATAGAAATTGCGGTTTATAA
- the greA gene encoding transcription elongation factor GreA produces the protein MAKPITKEGYDKAKARLSELKAEFETLPAIIAEAREKGDLKENAEYHAAKERQGLLNAQISKLESDLAGCEIIDPANLDKDTVTFGKRVKVKDKTRNAVFEYRIVGELEADMTKNEITIVTPIAKGLLGKKIGDVVTIKVPAGDKVLEILEISI, from the coding sequence ATGGCTAAACCAATAACAAAAGAAGGATATGATAAAGCTAAAGCTAGACTTTCTGAATTAAAGGCTGAGTTTGAAACTTTGCCTGCTATTATTGCAGAGGCTAGAGAAAAAGGCGATTTAAAAGAAAATGCTGAGTATCATGCTGCTAAAGAAAGACAGGGATTATTGAATGCTCAGATATCAAAGTTGGAAAGTGATTTGGCAGGCTGTGAAATAATAGATCCTGCTAATTTGGATAAGGACACTGTAACTTTCGGTAAAAGAGTAAAAGTTAAAGATAAAACTAGAAATGCTGTTTTTGAATATAGAATAGTGGGCGAATTAGAAGCAGATATGACTAAAAATGAAATAACAATAGTAACTCCTATTGCTAAAGGATTATTAGGTAAAAAAATTGGCGATGTTGTTACTATAAAAGTACCTGCTGGAGATAAGGTTTTAGAGATATTAGAGATTAGTATTTGA
- a CDS encoding glycoside hydrolase family 32 protein, with translation MRLVSKVFEEAIKQKEIEYSKDNNNKWRLNFHLMPPVGWLNDPNALSYFKGEYHIFFQYSPFDVEGGLKFWGHYITKDLINHKYVGVSIYPDEKYDCHGVYSGSALTEDDKLYIYYTGNVKLLGKHDYIESGREANTMLIISEDGINFSKKECLMEMKDYPKDITNHIRDPKVWKENDSYYMVQGARKYGKDRDNDIGEVLIFKSEDKRNWKHTSTINSKNRFGYMWECPDLFNLDGQNILITCPQGVEQIENVYENIYLSGYFLINDDYENKEHIEVNNFTVIDRGFDFYAPQTFLDENGNRVIIGWMGVPDTEDDHKNLTVQYGWQHCLTVARELSFKNGKLYQKPHRSLEKLREKKIFEKSCSYDLLSDNLISKDINSYEVLIDNIKSSDNFELLISEGVSIKYKNNRFILEFINDIGKKIGGGRYKRSCDLEKLESLRILIDTSAIEIFVNDGEIVFSTRYYPDEYSFKIIGNMNLTIYKLSNFNINH, from the coding sequence ATGAGGCTGGTTAGTAAAGTATTTGAAGAGGCGATAAAACAAAAAGAAATTGAATATTCTAAAGATAATAATAATAAATGGAGATTAAATTTTCATTTGATGCCTCCTGTAGGCTGGCTTAATGATCCTAATGCTTTATCATATTTCAAAGGAGAGTATCATATATTTTTTCAATATTCTCCATTTGATGTTGAAGGCGGATTAAAATTTTGGGGTCATTATATAACTAAAGACTTAATCAATCACAAATATGTGGGAGTATCAATATATCCAGATGAAAAATACGATTGCCATGGTGTGTATTCAGGTTCTGCCCTTACAGAAGATGATAAATTATACATATACTATACAGGTAATGTAAAGCTTCTAGGCAAACATGATTACATAGAAAGCGGAAGAGAAGCTAATACCATGCTTATAATCTCCGAAGATGGTATTAACTTCTCTAAAAAAGAATGCTTAATGGAAATGAAAGATTATCCTAAAGATATAACTAATCATATAAGAGATCCTAAAGTATGGAAAGAAAATGATTCTTATTATATGGTTCAAGGTGCTAGAAAATATGGAAAAGATAGAGATAATGATATTGGAGAAGTATTAATATTCAAATCTGAAGATAAAAGAAATTGGAAGCATACAAGCACTATAAATTCTAAAAATAGATTCGGCTATATGTGGGAATGTCCTGATTTATTTAATTTAGACGGACAGAATATTTTAATTACTTGCCCTCAAGGTGTAGAGCAAATTGAAAATGTATATGAAAATATTTATCTTTCAGGATATTTTTTGATTAATGATGATTATGAAAATAAAGAACATATAGAAGTTAATAATTTTACAGTTATTGATAGAGGATTTGATTTCTATGCTCCTCAGACTTTTTTAGATGAGAACGGAAATAGAGTTATAATAGGCTGGATGGGTGTTCCTGATACAGAAGATGATCATAAAAATCTAACTGTTCAATACGGCTGGCAGCATTGTTTAACTGTGGCAAGAGAATTAAGTTTTAAAAATGGCAAACTTTATCAAAAACCTCATAGAAGTTTAGAGAAGTTAAGAGAGAAAAAAATATTTGAAAAATCATGTTCTTATGATTTATTGTCTGATAATTTGATTTCTAAAGATATTAATTCTTATGAAGTTCTAATTGATAATATAAAAAGTTCTGATAATTTTGAATTATTAATTTCTGAAGGTGTTTCTATTAAATATAAAAATAATAGATTCATATTAGAGTTTATAAATGATATAGGAAAGAAAATAGGCGGCGGAAGATATAAAAGAAGTTGTGATTTAGAAAAGTTAGAAAGTTTGAGAATACTTATAGATACATCAGCTATAGAGATATTTGTAAATGATGGTGAGATTGTTTTTTCTACTAGATATTATCCTGATGAATATTCTTTTAAAATCATTGGAAATATGAATTTAACAATATATAAATTATCTAATTTTAATATTAATCATTAA